A region of Streptomyces halobius DNA encodes the following proteins:
- a CDS encoding SIS domain-containing protein, whose product MSTSFGPVKSRTSTEIASQPRIWRRAAESVAHVGDVLPRKGERVAVVGCGTSWFMAQVYAELREAGGHGETDAFAASEFPLCRRYDRILAISRSGTTTEVLDLLSRVSGGTPVGAITATPRTPLVAAAGAVAVLDFADEESVVQTRFATATLALLRRHLEVADALPTGVRPMVRAITDAERAVTAALEAGVCAAEQFTFLGTGWTCGFALEAALKVREAAGAWSEAYPTMEYRHGPISVTGPGRVTWVFGGVPEGLADDVVRVGGTYVARSGTSVSDLDPMADLIRAQRLAVFLAEARGLDPDRPSNLTRSVVLGPHA is encoded by the coding sequence ATGTCCACGTCGTTCGGGCCGGTCAAGAGCCGTACGTCGACCGAGATCGCCTCGCAGCCGCGTATCTGGCGACGCGCGGCCGAAAGCGTCGCCCACGTCGGTGACGTACTGCCGCGCAAGGGCGAGCGCGTGGCCGTCGTCGGCTGTGGCACCTCCTGGTTCATGGCCCAGGTGTACGCGGAGCTGCGGGAGGCCGGCGGCCACGGCGAAACGGACGCCTTCGCCGCCTCCGAGTTCCCTCTTTGCCGCCGTTACGACCGGATCTTGGCGATCTCCCGCTCGGGTACCACGACGGAGGTCCTGGACCTGCTCTCCCGTGTCAGCGGTGGGACACCGGTGGGAGCGATCACCGCCACCCCTCGGACCCCCCTCGTCGCGGCGGCCGGCGCCGTGGCCGTGCTCGATTTCGCTGACGAGGAGTCGGTCGTCCAGACCCGTTTCGCCACCGCCACCCTCGCCCTGCTCCGCAGGCACCTGGAGGTGGCGGATGCCCTGCCGACCGGAGTGCGTCCGATGGTGCGGGCGATCACCGACGCGGAGCGGGCCGTCACCGCGGCGCTTGAAGCCGGGGTGTGTGCAGCCGAACAGTTCACCTTCCTCGGCACCGGATGGACCTGTGGTTTCGCGCTCGAGGCGGCGCTGAAGGTGCGGGAGGCCGCCGGGGCGTGGAGCGAGGCGTATCCGACCATGGAATACCGCCACGGCCCGATCAGTGTCACCGGTCCCGGGCGCGTCACGTGGGTGTTCGGTGGCGTGCCGGAGGGTCTGGCCGACGACGTGGTACGTGTCGGTGGGACATACGTCGCCCGGTCCGGGACCTCCGTCTCGGACCTGGACCCGATGGCGGACCTGATCCGAGCTCAGCGGCTCGCCGTCTTCCTCGCCGAGGCACGTGGTCTCGATCCGGACCGTCCCAGCAACC
- a CDS encoding carbohydrate ABC transporter permease: MTTVPPTSTAPPAPPKVRPPKRNFRPRTLVITAVAWLLAAVFLAPYLEMVITALRPANELRDRTYAPDKLEWSNLVDVWKESSLGDNLQVTLLIAGGATVLVLLVSLPAAYYTARVRFRGRKWFLLLVLVTQMFQPTALVVGLYREFHQLDMLNSVWTLILCNAAFNLAFAVWILSAYIGSIPPELEQAAMVDGTSRFGAMMRVTLPLALPGVVTAVIFTFISSWNEFIMGLTLSTEPEKQPLTVGINNFIGSYTVQWNYLFAASVVAIIPVVILFAVIERHVVSGLTAGSVK; encoded by the coding sequence ATGACGACCGTCCCCCCGACCTCAACCGCGCCGCCCGCGCCCCCGAAGGTCCGGCCGCCGAAGCGGAACTTCCGGCCCCGGACGCTGGTGATCACCGCGGTCGCCTGGCTGCTGGCCGCGGTCTTTCTCGCGCCGTATCTGGAGATGGTGATCACGGCGCTGCGCCCGGCGAACGAGCTGCGCGATCGGACGTACGCCCCCGACAAGCTGGAGTGGTCCAACCTCGTCGACGTCTGGAAGGAGTCCTCGCTCGGGGACAACCTCCAGGTGACGCTGCTGATCGCAGGCGGCGCCACGGTGCTGGTGCTGCTGGTCTCGCTGCCCGCCGCCTACTACACGGCACGGGTGCGCTTCCGAGGACGCAAGTGGTTCCTGCTGCTGGTGCTGGTCACCCAGATGTTCCAGCCGACGGCGCTGGTGGTGGGGCTCTACCGGGAGTTCCACCAGTTGGACATGCTCAACTCGGTCTGGACGCTGATCCTGTGCAACGCCGCGTTCAACCTCGCCTTCGCCGTCTGGATCCTCTCGGCCTACATCGGCTCGATCCCGCCCGAGCTGGAGCAAGCCGCGATGGTCGACGGCACCAGTCGGTTCGGGGCGATGATGCGGGTGACGCTGCCGCTGGCGCTGCCGGGCGTGGTGACGGCGGTGATCTTTACGTTCATCTCGTCCTGGAACGAGTTCATCATGGGCCTCACGCTCTCCACCGAGCCGGAGAAGCAGCCGCTGACCGTGGGCATCAACAACTTCATCGGGAGCTACACGGTCCAGTGGAACTACCTCTTCGCCGCCTCGGTCGTCGCCATCATCCCCGTCGTCATCCTCTTCGCCGTCATCGAGCGGCACGTCGTCTCCGGGCTCACCGCCGGATCCGTCAAGTAG
- a CDS encoding carbohydrate ABC transporter permease, which yields MSIKAPPSPARGRRRGGPPARTKRRASRGGLARLGPLPWIAPVILLILAVVVYPIIELVRTSFLNISIAGKVRGSAGTDKFKELFEETDFGHVLLWTVLWTVVVVGVTMVLSLGLAQLFNQRFPGRRITRWALIAPWAASVLMTAIGFKWMLNRTAGVLNTVMIDLGIIDRSRDWLGEPGTAWPWMMFVAVFVSLPFTTYTLLAGLQTIPHDVYEAARIDGSGSWQTYKGITLPLLRPALLVGVVINLINVFNSFPIIWAMTQGGPGSDTATSTVFMYKLKETDIGESAAMSTVNFAMVVLLVLIFLKVSRWNEEDS from the coding sequence GTGTCCATCAAAGCCCCGCCGTCCCCGGCCCGCGGCCGAAGACGGGGCGGGCCCCCCGCCAGGACGAAGCGCCGTGCGTCGCGCGGTGGCCTCGCCCGGCTGGGCCCGCTTCCCTGGATCGCCCCGGTGATCCTGCTGATCCTCGCCGTCGTTGTCTATCCGATCATTGAACTGGTCCGCACCTCGTTTCTGAACATCAGCATCGCGGGCAAGGTGCGCGGCTCGGCGGGCACGGACAAGTTCAAAGAGCTCTTCGAGGAGACCGACTTCGGGCACGTCCTGCTCTGGACCGTGCTGTGGACCGTGGTGGTCGTCGGGGTCACCATGGTGCTCTCGTTGGGCCTCGCCCAGCTGTTCAACCAGCGCTTTCCCGGCCGCCGCATCACCCGCTGGGCGCTGATCGCCCCGTGGGCGGCGTCCGTGCTGATGACCGCCATCGGCTTCAAGTGGATGCTCAACCGGACCGCAGGCGTCCTCAATACGGTGATGATCGACCTCGGCATCATCGACAGGTCGAGGGACTGGCTGGGCGAGCCGGGCACCGCCTGGCCCTGGATGATGTTCGTCGCGGTCTTCGTCTCCCTGCCGTTCACCACCTACACCCTGCTGGCGGGGCTCCAGACCATTCCGCACGACGTCTACGAGGCGGCCCGTATCGACGGCTCGGGCTCCTGGCAGACGTACAAGGGCATCACCCTTCCTCTGCTCCGCCCCGCCTTGCTCGTGGGCGTGGTGATCAACCTCATCAACGTCTTCAACTCGTTCCCGATCATCTGGGCGATGACACAGGGCGGACCGGGCAGCGACACCGCCACCAGCACGGTGTTCATGTACAAGCTCAAGGAAACCGATATCGGGGAGTCCGCCGCGATGTCGACGGTCAACTTCGCGATGGTCGTGCTGCTGGTGCTGATCTTCCTCAAGGTCAGCCGGTGGAACGAGGAGGACTCATGA
- a CDS encoding extracellular solute-binding protein, with translation MKQPRRLPPARAVGALVLIGCLGLTACGGSDGESSDGKTTIKLVAADYGDKASNASKLYWRDVVKDFEKQNPGTKVDVQVINWNEIDKQVKTMIQSGNVPDLLQTGGYADKVADDLLYKADEVTSAETRANLIPSFAKAGEVDGIQYGIPWVSSTRVLFYNKTVLKEAGVKAPPKTWDELAAAAKKIKSKKAADIPYALPLGPEEAQGESMIWELGNGGGHTDGDGTYQLDSARNVETFKWLQDNLVKPGLTYENPATTDRKTAFADFAAGKVGMLNGHPSLVRMAKGGKVDYGVTTIPGRNGPLKSTLGVADWMMAFKDGDNKEEVRKFLDFTYSEKMLKFDEMYNFMPVTEDALETMESNGKHKDLEPFFQQLPNASFYPVGDPAWDVVSAEMKKTVGKAAQEDPKKVLGDLQKKAEEAVADK, from the coding sequence ATGAAGCAGCCACGAAGGCTCCCCCCGGCCCGCGCCGTGGGCGCCCTGGTCCTCATCGGATGCCTGGGGCTCACGGCGTGCGGCGGCAGCGACGGCGAGAGCTCCGACGGCAAGACCACCATCAAGCTGGTGGCCGCCGACTACGGCGACAAGGCGTCCAACGCCTCCAAGCTCTACTGGCGGGACGTCGTCAAGGACTTCGAGAAGCAGAACCCGGGCACCAAGGTCGACGTCCAGGTGATCAACTGGAACGAGATCGACAAGCAGGTCAAGACGATGATCCAGAGCGGAAACGTTCCGGACCTGCTGCAGACCGGCGGCTACGCCGACAAGGTCGCCGACGACCTGCTCTACAAGGCCGACGAGGTCACCTCGGCCGAGACCCGCGCCAACCTCATCCCCTCCTTCGCCAAGGCCGGCGAGGTCGACGGCATCCAGTACGGCATCCCCTGGGTCTCCTCCACCCGCGTGCTCTTCTACAACAAGACAGTCCTCAAGGAGGCCGGCGTCAAGGCGCCGCCGAAGACCTGGGACGAACTCGCCGCCGCGGCCAAGAAGATCAAGTCGAAGAAAGCCGCCGACATCCCGTACGCACTGCCGCTCGGCCCCGAGGAGGCCCAGGGCGAGTCGATGATCTGGGAGTTGGGCAACGGCGGCGGCCACACCGACGGCGACGGCACGTACCAGCTGGACAGCGCCAGGAACGTGGAGACCTTCAAGTGGCTCCAGGACAACCTGGTGAAGCCCGGCCTCACCTACGAGAACCCGGCCACCACCGACCGCAAGACCGCCTTCGCGGACTTCGCGGCGGGCAAGGTCGGCATGCTCAACGGCCACCCGAGCCTCGTCCGGATGGCCAAGGGGGGCAAGGTCGACTACGGCGTCACCACCATCCCCGGCAGGAACGGGCCGCTGAAGTCCACGCTGGGCGTGGCCGACTGGATGATGGCGTTCAAAGACGGCGACAACAAAGAAGAGGTGAGGAAGTTCCTCGACTTCACCTACTCGGAGAAGATGCTGAAGTTCGACGAGATGTACAACTTCATGCCGGTCACCGAGGACGCCCTCGAAACGATGGAGTCCAACGGCAAGCACAAAGACCTGGAGCCGTTCTTCCAGCAGTTGCCGAACGCGTCGTTCTACCCGGTGGGCGATCCGGCCTGGGACGTCGTCTCGGCCGAGATGAAGAAGACCGTCGGCAAGGCGGCGCAGGAGGACCCGAAGAAGGTGCTGGGCGACCTGCAGAAGAAGGCGGAGGAAGCGGTCGCCGACAAGTAG
- a CDS encoding DeoR/GlpR family DNA-binding transcription regulator yields MSKRERWNRLLESLAAEGKLEVDAAATALEVSSATIRRDLDELAEQQMLVRTRGGAIPHGVSYELPLRYKSTQHASEKQRIATATADLLNDGDVVGLNGGTTTTEVARVLALRTNGGQEAAGGVAAPLFTVVTNALNIASELAVRPQIKIVVTGGVARPQTYELIGPLTAGVLNEVVLDTVILGVNAVDPQLGIMTHHEEEASFSKHFAERARRVIVVCDSSKMGRRAFARICALDAIDVLVTDTGVPADTVAWLKDAGIDVRAV; encoded by the coding sequence ATGTCCAAGCGCGAGCGGTGGAACCGGCTGCTGGAGTCGCTGGCCGCCGAGGGCAAGCTGGAGGTCGATGCAGCGGCCACCGCTCTTGAGGTGTCCAGTGCCACCATCCGAAGGGATCTGGACGAACTCGCTGAGCAGCAGATGCTCGTCCGCACACGGGGCGGCGCGATCCCGCACGGGGTCTCCTACGAGTTGCCGCTGCGCTACAAGTCCACCCAGCACGCATCCGAGAAGCAGCGCATCGCCACGGCGACGGCTGATCTGCTCAACGACGGCGACGTGGTGGGCCTCAACGGCGGCACGACCACCACCGAAGTCGCCCGTGTCCTGGCGTTGCGGACGAACGGTGGCCAGGAAGCAGCGGGGGGCGTCGCCGCGCCGCTGTTCACCGTGGTCACCAACGCCCTGAACATCGCGAGCGAACTCGCCGTACGGCCGCAGATAAAGATCGTGGTGACCGGCGGGGTGGCCCGCCCGCAGACGTACGAACTGATCGGCCCGCTGACCGCGGGCGTGCTCAACGAGGTGGTCCTGGACACCGTCATCCTCGGCGTCAACGCCGTGGACCCGCAGCTGGGCATCATGACGCACCATGAAGAAGAAGCCAGCTTCAGCAAGCACTTCGCCGAACGCGCCCGCCGCGTCATCGTCGTCTGCGACTCGTCCAAGATGGGCCGCCGCGCCTTTGCCAGAATCTGCGCACTGGACGCCATCGACGTACTGGTGACCGACACGGGAGTTCCGGCGGACACCGTCGCCTGGCTCAAAGACGCAGGAATCGACGTCCGCGCCGTATGA
- a CDS encoding RICIN domain-containing protein produces the protein MNKQTRARLLVSALATALITVVVPVYAGADEPAAGDRLGKATGFTADGDTYTVTAGEAELRIDFHNDDLFRVHLAPDGKFTDPANDDPAKPGAPDADIVVKSDYEGAGSSHTESDDAYVIKTDKATLTVTKSPVTLALADADGTELWREAEPLAWSDAGTVQTLAQGGQEQFFGGGMQNGRFSHRGEKIDITNGEEDGNGRWNDGGNPNAVPFYLSSQGYGVLRNTFAPGSYDFGAPVRTTHQEQRFDAYYFVGDAKQAIDGYTELTGRPLRIPMSALEVGDADCYLHNENRGKRKTLRDSKKVAEGYSSRGIPLGWMLVNDGYGCGYEDLPQTGDMLHGSGSELGLWTESDLTEQEAEVKAGVRVRKTDVKWVGPGYRMALDACEKSRDGIQQHSLDRANVLTLAGWAGTQRCGAMWSGDQHGSWDYIRWQIPTYAGSTMSGQHATTGDIDGIHGGSAQTYVRDLQWKMFLPMTYSMSGWATDAEGKPQDKQPWRYGEPYTAINRKYLKLHERLLPYFDTHMANASNNGVGPTRPLYLNYPDDPNTWGDKAKYEFLAGDDFLVAPVYKDSETRDGIYLPKGRWVDYWTGEVHEGGKTIDGYKAPLDTLPLFVRAGAIVPMFPEGTTDWAEGKQAGRLDLDIYPEGQNSFTLREDDGRTREHASGKSATQKIDVTAPQAGKRGQIKVSVGSLDGEYAGKPAQRRYGLSVHTHAAPSGVFAAGQRLTEVRSKKELDAADSGWWYDGRTGTVQVKTAEVSTGQSLEVTVDGAGSVGGTPTLADGTYTLDSAAGDGRLEAPGDTSNGRLRLGKKSASDHQKWQLTYNGDGTYQVKNAGSGLCADVPRSGRATGTEVNQFPCYKTPNQRWTVTENADGDGLTLKAQHSGLALTATGDGLAQATDAGKEQQRWLAGKS, from the coding sequence ATGAACAAACAGACCAGGGCACGGCTGCTCGTCTCCGCGCTGGCCACCGCACTGATCACGGTGGTGGTGCCGGTGTACGCGGGCGCGGACGAGCCCGCAGCGGGCGACCGGCTCGGCAAAGCCACGGGCTTCACCGCGGACGGTGACACCTACACGGTCACCGCCGGGGAGGCGGAGCTGCGCATCGACTTCCACAACGACGACCTCTTCCGCGTCCACCTCGCCCCGGACGGGAAGTTCACCGATCCGGCCAATGACGATCCGGCCAAGCCCGGTGCCCCGGACGCCGACATCGTCGTCAAGAGCGACTACGAGGGCGCGGGCTCGTCCCACACCGAATCCGACGACGCGTACGTCATCAAGACCGACAAGGCGACGCTGACCGTCACCAAGTCGCCGGTCACGCTGGCACTGGCCGACGCGGACGGCACCGAGTTGTGGCGGGAGGCCGAGCCGCTGGCCTGGTCGGACGCGGGCACGGTGCAGACCCTGGCGCAGGGCGGGCAGGAGCAGTTCTTCGGCGGCGGCATGCAGAACGGACGCTTCAGCCACCGCGGCGAGAAGATCGACATCACCAATGGGGAGGAGGACGGGAACGGCAGGTGGAACGACGGCGGCAACCCGAACGCCGTCCCGTTCTACCTCTCCAGCCAGGGCTACGGCGTCCTGCGCAACACCTTCGCTCCCGGCTCGTACGACTTCGGCGCCCCGGTCAGAACCACGCACCAGGAACAGCGCTTCGACGCCTACTACTTCGTCGGCGACGCCAAGCAGGCCATCGACGGCTACACCGAGCTGACCGGCCGCCCGCTGCGGATACCGATGTCCGCCCTGGAGGTCGGCGACGCCGACTGCTATCTGCACAACGAGAACCGCGGCAAGCGCAAAACCCTCCGCGACTCGAAGAAGGTAGCCGAAGGCTACAGCAGCCGCGGCATCCCGCTGGGCTGGATGCTGGTCAACGACGGCTACGGCTGCGGTTACGAGGACCTGCCCCAGACCGGCGACATGCTGCATGGCAGCGGCTCCGAGCTGGGCCTGTGGACCGAGTCCGACCTGACCGAGCAGGAGGCCGAGGTCAAGGCCGGGGTACGAGTGCGCAAGACCGACGTCAAGTGGGTCGGCCCCGGCTACCGCATGGCACTCGACGCCTGCGAGAAGTCCCGCGACGGCATCCAGCAGCACAGCCTCGACCGCGCGAACGTGCTCACCCTCGCGGGCTGGGCAGGCACCCAGCGCTGCGGCGCCATGTGGAGCGGCGACCAGCACGGCTCCTGGGACTACATCCGCTGGCAGATCCCCACCTACGCCGGATCCACCATGTCAGGCCAGCACGCCACGACCGGCGACATCGACGGCATCCACGGCGGCAGTGCCCAGACGTACGTGCGTGACCTGCAGTGGAAGATGTTCCTGCCGATGACGTATTCGATGAGCGGCTGGGCGACGGACGCGGAGGGGAAGCCGCAGGACAAGCAGCCGTGGCGGTACGGCGAGCCGTACACCGCCATCAACAGGAAGTACCTGAAGCTGCACGAGCGGCTGTTGCCGTACTTCGACACGCACATGGCGAACGCCTCGAACAACGGTGTCGGCCCCACCCGCCCCCTCTACCTCAACTATCCAGACGACCCAAACACCTGGGGCGACAAGGCCAAGTACGAGTTCCTGGCCGGCGACGACTTCCTCGTCGCGCCGGTCTACAAGGACAGTGAGACCCGCGATGGGATCTACCTGCCGAAGGGCCGCTGGGTCGACTACTGGACCGGCGAGGTCCACGAGGGCGGGAAGACGATCGACGGCTACAAGGCGCCGCTGGACACCCTGCCGCTGTTCGTGAGGGCCGGGGCCATCGTGCCGATGTTTCCCGAGGGCACGACCGACTGGGCCGAAGGCAAGCAGGCCGGCCGCCTCGACCTGGACATTTACCCCGAGGGGCAGAACTCCTTCACCCTCCGCGAGGACGACGGTCGCACCCGCGAGCACGCCTCCGGCAAGTCCGCCACCCAGAAGATCGACGTGACCGCACCGCAGGCCGGGAAGCGGGGCCAGATAAAGGTCTCCGTCGGTTCACTGGACGGCGAGTACGCGGGCAAGCCCGCCCAGCGCCGCTACGGCCTGAGCGTGCACACCCACGCGGCCCCGTCCGGCGTCTTTGCCGCCGGGCAGCGGCTGACCGAGGTGCGGTCGAAGAAGGAGCTGGACGCGGCCGACTCGGGCTGGTGGTACGACGGCAGGACCGGGACCGTGCAGGTGAAGACCGCCGAGGTGTCCACCGGGCAGTCGCTGGAGGTCACGGTCGACGGAGCCGGCTCCGTCGGCGGCACCCCCACGCTGGCCGACGGCACGTACACCCTGGACAGCGCCGCCGGAGACGGGCGGCTCGAAGCACCCGGCGACACCAGCAACGGACGGCTGCGGCTGGGCAAGAAGTCCGCCTCCGACCACCAGAAGTGGCAGCTCACCTACAACGGCGACGGCACCTACCAGGTGAAGAACGCAGGCAGCGGCCTGTGCGCCGACGTGCCCAGGAGCGGGCGGGCCACCGGCACCGAGGTGAACCAGTTCCCCTGTTACAAGACCCCCAACCAGCGCTGGACCGTCACCGAGAACGCGGACGGCGACGGGCTGACGCTGAAGGCACAGCACAGCGGCCTCGCGCTGACCGCCACCGGGGATGGCCTCGCACAGGCCACTGACGCGGGAAAGGAGCAGCAACGCTGGCTGGCCGGAAAGTCCTGA
- a CDS encoding DUF6191 domain-containing protein, producing the protein MSFPAFACLLVLFALVESAWRWFTGLGLIPWLHRRTGQSLSNTAFDEFTAVVNGNKTVELEQRRVELLRRDDESDGAPPRSSIDLTKGTAFLVLPQEADGPCADRRDALEGRR; encoded by the coding sequence ATGTCATTCCCGGCGTTCGCGTGTCTACTGGTCCTGTTCGCCCTGGTGGAGAGCGCGTGGCGATGGTTCACGGGGCTGGGCTTGATCCCGTGGCTACACAGGCGCACGGGGCAGTCGTTGTCGAACACGGCCTTCGATGAATTCACGGCGGTCGTGAACGGAAACAAGACGGTGGAGCTGGAGCAGCGTCGGGTGGAACTGCTGCGGCGGGACGACGAGAGCGACGGTGCGCCGCCCCGCTCCAGCATCGACCTGACCAAGGGCACCGCGTTCCTCGTGTTGCCCCAGGAAGCGGACGGCCCGTGCGCTGACAGGCGCGATGCCCTTGAGGGCCGGCGGTGA
- a CDS encoding DUF3995 domain-containing protein — protein sequence MWAAAFAGVHFYWAVGGDVGLSISAGPLATERPPWFVIAGLWGVGVLCLLGALLAWLLARCRLRGVPALLARCLGWGVGALLLARGIGIEVLLLTSTTHLDLSVSAEQRAWTLALWNPWFIAGGLAFGLAALRSRRHTDAEPLPPSRS from the coding sequence GTGTGGGCGGCCGCGTTCGCCGGGGTGCACTTCTACTGGGCCGTCGGCGGTGATGTGGGGCTGAGCATCTCCGCCGGTCCGCTGGCCACCGAGCGCCCGCCGTGGTTCGTCATAGCCGGTTTGTGGGGTGTGGGTGTGCTCTGTCTCCTCGGCGCCCTGCTGGCATGGCTGCTTGCCCGGTGCAGGCTCCGGGGCGTTCCCGCTCTGCTGGCCAGGTGTCTGGGGTGGGGAGTCGGTGCCCTCCTACTGGCCCGTGGCATCGGTATCGAGGTGCTGCTGCTGACCAGCACGACGCACCTGGACCTCTCCGTGAGCGCGGAGCAGCGGGCCTGGACGCTGGCCCTCTGGAACCCCTGGTTCATCGCCGGAGGACTGGCCTTCGGCCTCGCCGCCCTCCGGTCCCGCAGGCATACCGACGCAGAACCGCTACCCCCGTCCAGAAGCTGA